The sequence ACTGATGATGAGTTATACCCTGTAAGCGTTAGTGAACTACAGCTATTAGGAGTACATGAAAAAACCGCATACAGAGACTTAAAAGAAGGTATTAATAGACTTTATGAAAGATCTATTAATCTTAGTATTGATGATAAATCTATAAAAATGAGGTGGGTACAAGAGATCCAGTTTTTGGATAGTCAAAGTATCATTGGTATTCGTTTTTCAAAACCTATCTTGCCCTTCATATCTAATTTAAGTAGAGAATTTACTAAGTATGCTCTATCAGATATTGCTGGGATCAATAGTGGATATGGTATTCGTATTTATGAATTATTGGTGCAATACAGACAAATAGGTAAGCGTGAAATCTCTGTTGAGAGCTTACGAAGCATGTTGGAGCTTGGCAAAAAATACCCACTATTTGCAGATTTCAAAAAACGGGTAATTGATACTGCTGTAGACCAAATAAATGAATGCAGCCCATTAAGCGTTTCCTATGAGCAGAAAAAAACTGGTCGTAAAGTCACCCATATTCTTTTTTCATTTAAAGAAAAATCAAAAAGCATTAATCAAAATAACGAACAAGATAAGGTTTATAAACTAACAGACGCTCAAATCAATATGTTTGGCAATCAGCTTTCTCGCTTACATGAGCTATCGCATTTAGCAGCTCAAGGAGAAAGCTATGATGTACTGGCATCAAGAATAAAAGAAATGCTTAGAGATCCAATACAACAAAAGCAATTTATTCCTCATCTTAGGAATTTAGGTTTTAAAGGGTGAGGTTTGATTGTGTATGTAGCGGTTGACTGTTTCTTAATGTATCTTAGTTCACATAATAGACAACCTAAATTACAACATGAAATCACTATCTGTTATCGAACTTTCAAACCTCTATGGAATGACTCGTCAAGCCGTTTATAAACAAATAAATAAAGGTAATTTAAGTAAGAATAGCGATGGTAAAATTGATCTTTCTGAAGCTATTCGAGTCTTTGGTGAACCATCTAAACATGTGAACAGTTCACAGACAACCGAAACACGAAAGTTGTCAGAAGTTCACCTGCTTGAACAACAGGTTCACATGCTTCAAAAACAGCTAGAACAGGCTCATGACCGTGAGAAATTTCAACGAGATGAATTAAAAGCTAAGAATGATCAGTTACATGTTAAGGACGAACAAATTGAGGCAATGCAACGTCTATTAGAAGCCCCAAAAACCAATATGACTACGTTTACCGATCAGAAACCTAGCCAGAATATAGCAACGGATCCTCGGCCAGAACCTGAGCTGAAACATGACGGATTGACTACTCTGGAGCAGACTGAAAATAAGCGTATTCCAGTGCCGGAACATGTTGAACTGGAGCAGCCGAAAAGAGGATGGTTAAGCCGGTTTTTCTTACCGAATGGCTAAGGGCATTATTCAAGTGAGCTAATCAAAGTTGTGAAACATTGATCAAAGAATAGGCGTGGAACGTGAAAAATCATAAAAAAAGCCCACCTTGGGGAAGATGAGCTATCAACTAGAAACTACAGCATTGATTTCTAAAGATAATTATAACGCATTTCGTATAAGGTGTATTATGTTAATTTTAGAAAATCTTCACTACTATTATTTTAAAATAAGCCTTATATCCAAGCATAAAACAAGGTTGTCTAGACTTCTTTTAACAGTAAAGTTATCATAAAACTGAATTTTATTTTTTAGGTAAGTTTATGCATTCTATCCGCATTCGTTAAGACACAACTATTTGCATAGTGACACTATTTTATAATGGTGGGCTTTTGTTGTGTCTTTAAGAATATATGCGGATATATAAAGTAAAAGTATGCTTAATTTATAAGTATGCTTTTAGTGCATAGTTTCCAGTTATAACTTAATTGACTAGCTATTTGTCCACCCTGTGGATGAATAGCTTTTTTTTTGGGAGGACACTGTGATGCTAGCTTTTGTTTTCACCTAAATCCTGTTTGCTGCATAAAAAATTTCAAGAGCTAAACAGGAGTAAATAAAAATGAGTTTAATTATTAAAGCGAGAAACATACGCTTGGATTATGCTGGGCGTGATGTTTTGGATATTGATGAATTGGAAATTCACTCTTATGACCGTATTGGTCTTGTGGGTGATAACGGAGCAGGAAAGAGTAGTTTACTCAAAGTACTTAATGGCGAAATTGTTTTAGCCGAAGCGACATTACAGCGTTTTGGTGATTTTGCACATATCAGCCAACTGGGCGGAATCGAAATAGAAACGGTCGAAGACCGGGCAATGTTATCTCGCCTTGGTGTTTCCAATGTACAAAACGACACAATGAGTGGCGGAGAGGAAACTCGTGCAAAAATTGCTGCCGCATTTTCCCAACAAGTACATGGCATTCTAGCGGATGAACCAACCAGCCACCTTGATCTCAATGGAATAGATCTACTTATTGGTCAACTTAAAGCATTTGATGGAGCATTACTTGTTATCAGTCATGACCGATATTTTCTTGATATGGTTGTAGACAAGATATGGGAGTTAAAAGACGGTAAAATTACGGAATATTGGGGTGGTTACTCGGATTACTTGCGTCAAAAAGAAGAAGAGCGACAACACCAAGCCGTAGAATATGAGCTGATGATGAAGGAACGGGAGCGATTAGAATCTGCTGTGCAAGAAAAACGCCAGCAAGCTAATCGATTAGACAATAAGAAAAAAGGAGAAAAATCCAAAAACTCTACCGAAAGTGCTGGACGACTTGGGCATGCAAAAATGACTGGCACCAAGCAAAGAAAACTGTATCAGGCAGCTAAGAGTATGGAAAAGCGTTTGGCTGCATTAGAAGATATTCAAGCACCAGAGCATTTGCGTTCTATTCGTTTTCGTCAAAGTTCAGCCCTAGAACTGCACAATAAGTTCCCGATTACGGCAGATGGTCTGAGCTTAAAATTTGGTAGCCGTACTATCTTTGATGACGCTAACTTTATAATACCGCTTGGCGCTAAAGTCGCTATAACTGGATCGAATGGAACAGGGAAAACGTCCTTGTTAAAAATGATATCAGAACGTGCTGATGGATTAACCATATCTCCAAAAGCTGAAATTGGCTACTTTACACAAACAGGATATAAATTTAACACGCATAAATCTGTGCTCTCCTTTATGCAGGAAGAGTGCGAGTACACAGTTGCGGAAATTCGTGCAGTATTGGCTTCAATGGGGATCGGAGCGAATGATATTCAAAAAAACTTATCCGACTTATCGGGAGGTGAAATCATCAAACTGCTTTTATCCAAAATGCTTTTAGGAAAATATAATATTTTGCTTATGGATGAACCAGGAAACTATCTTGACCTAAAAAGTATTGCCGCATTAGAAACAATGATGAAGTCCTATGCAGGAACTATTATCTTCGTATCTCATGACAAGCAATTGGTCGATAATATTGCTGACATTATCTACGAGATCAAAGACCACAAAATCATCAAGACTTTTGAGAGAGATTGTTAATGATAGCCAATCTAATCCGAACATTAATTATTGAACTCTTTAAAGGAAATTAAAAATGACAATTCAAGATATTCAATCACTTGCTGAAGCACACGGCTTGTTGCTTACGGACAAAATGAATTTCAATGAAATGGGCATTGATTTTAAGGTCGTTTTTGCTCTTGATACAAAGGGGCAACAATGGTTGCTGCGTATTCCTCGTCGTGATGGCATGAGGGAACAAATCAAGAAAGAAAAACGCATTTTAGAATTGGTAAAAAAACATCTTTCTGTAGAGGTTCCTGATTGGAGAATTTCATCTACAGAATTAGTGGCTTATCCCATACTTAAAGATAATCCTGTTTTAAATTTGGATGCTGAAACCTATGAAATAATTTGGAATATGGACAAAGATAGCCCGAAATACATAACATCTTTGGCAAAAACCTTATTTGAAATCCATAGTATTCCTGAAAAAGAAGTTCGGGAAAATGATTTGAAAATTATGAAACCTTCAGATTTAAGACCTGAAATAGCAAACAATTTGCAGTTAGTAAAATCTGAAATTGGTATAAGTGAGCAATTGGAAACCCGCTACAGAAAATGGTTGGATAATGATGTTCTATGGGCAGATTTCACCCAATTTATACATGGCGATTTATATGCTGGGCATGTACTAGCTTCAAAGGATGGAGCTGTTTCAGGCGTTATTGATTGGTCAACAGCCCATATAGATGACCCAGCGATTGATTTTGCTGGGCATGTAACTTTGTTTGGAGAAGAAAGCCTCAAAACTCTAATCATCGAGTATGAAAAACTAGGGGGTAAAGTTTGGAATAAACTATATGAACAGACTTTAGAAAGAGCAGCGGCCTCTCCTTTGATGTATGGTTTATTTGCCTTAGAAACTCAAAATGAAAGCCTTATCGTTGGAGCAAAAGCTCAGTTGGGAGTTATATAATTTAAAAATATGATTGCTGAGAACTGCCTTGTTTTGAAACTTGGTTGGCTTTAATTAGTTTTTAGTATTCTTTATAGAAAATGCCTCGATCAAGGGGCATTTCTAACAATCATTTAACATAAAATTTCTTATGTGAAGTAACCTGTGTAAGCCCCAAGTAGAAATGTCCGGTTTCTCCAAAGTAAAAATGTCCGCTTTTAGAATATGCACTTTTGCAATTTTCTTAGCGGACGGTTTGATATGTTGGTGTCTATGTCGGATAAAGAACTTAAACGATTGTCGGTCTTGCAAGAAATCTGTGATCAACGCATAACCCAGTCCCAAGCTGCTCAGCTACTTCATATTTCAGAACGTCAGATCAGACGTTTATTGCAAAAATACAAAGCTCAAGGCCCAGCTGCATTAGCACATGCTGCACGTGGCCAAATCAGCAATTCCAGGCTTCCTGAAGAGCTCAGACTCAAGTGCCTCAATATTGTTTCGGATCAACTGCATGGTTTCGGACCCACTTTAGCGCATGAAAAGCTCACCACTGTTCATGGATTCGATATTTCAGTGGAAACACTGCGTTCCTGGATGATTGCAGCCGATCTGTGGATTCCTCGCGCCAAGCGCCTGAAACGCCCGTATCAGCCTCGTTATAACCGAGATTGTTATGGTGAACTGATTCAAATCGATGGCTCACACCATGACTGGTTTGAAGGACGCGCTGCTAAGTGCTGTCTGCTGGTATTTATCGATGATGCCACAGGAAAATTACAGCATTTACGTTTCTGTGAGTCGGAATCAGCATTTGACTATATGATTTCAACACGTTTGTATGTTGAGCAGCATGGTAAGCCGTTGGCGTTTTACAGTGATAAACATTCAGTCTTCAGGGTGAATCAAAGCAGCAAGAAAGACACCAAGATTACCCAGTTTGGACGCGTACTCAGTACCCTCAATATCGATATCATCTTCGCCAATTCACCACAAGCCAAAGGCCGTGTAGAACGGGCGAATAGAACGCTTCAGGACCGTCTGATTAAAGAAATGCGCCTGGAAGGCATCTATTCGATTGAGCAAGCGAATGCCTGGCTGCCCTGCTTTATCGAGCAATTTAATCGTAAATTTGCCAATATGGCCTTTAATCCCAAGGATCTACACCGGACTGTCACTGAAACAGCCGAAGAATTAGATGATGTTTTTACCTGGCGTGAACCCCGCAGAGTCACGAACAGCCTGACGATTACTTATGATAAATGCGTATATTTACTGGAAAATACCGAAGAAAATAAAAGGTTGATCGGCAAGTATCTTGAGTTTCTGGAATACCCGGATGGCACGGTAGCCATTGAACATCAAGGAAGAAAAATCAATTACAGCATCTTCGATAAATTAAGTCAGCTCAACCAGCGAGAGGTTGTTGAGAATAAACGTTTAGGTGCTGTTCTCAATCATATTCAACAACAGCACGAAGAATTAGAACAGCAAAACAAACGCAATCGTTCTCAAAAGATGCCGAGCAGACGTGCACAGAAAACAGTAATCAAAGAACGAAATCTGAATCCTGTGCTTGACTTGGAAGTGTCTGTATAGGACATTTCTATTTGGTTATTAGGTAGGACATTTCTACTTAGGAATAACAAACCTGAATGCAGCGGTGCCCCATTGGGGGCGCGTTGAGATAAGCCTCTTTTAGATAACTTTAGCAACTCGATAGACAGTTGCAACTCCACAATTCACTGCTTTGGCAATTTCTTCCTTAGTCATATTGCCAACTACTAGCAATTCTTTTATTCGTTTATGTTTAGCCTCATTTGCCTTCTTGCCTGTTGGTTTGTAACCCGAACGTGCCAGGCCCTGCTTAATACGTTCTATACGTTTCTCATTGTCTAGGCGGGCCATTGTTGCCAGAAGATCAATCAACATATTGTTGATGAGTTCCAAGATTGAATGAGTAATGCTGTCACTGGTTTGAATCATTTGGTAGGTAGTAGGAAGATCTGCTACGACTAAACGAAGTCCCTTCTCCTGGATCCTGCGCTTCAGCTCTTGAAAATCTCGTTGGGTTAGGCGTGATAAGCGGTCAATACTTTCAACTAACAATGTGTCACCTTGATTTGCTTCTGACAGTAGCTTATTCAATTCAGGTCGGTCTAACTTCGTACCACTATAGTTTTCCACGTACACAATGGTTTCACCCAAATTCAAGTTTTGGTTTAGATCCTGAAGAATCTGCAAAGCCCTTTCTGCATCTTGATCTTTAGTTGAAGCTCGTAGATAAATACGTGTATTCATTTCTATCATTTAATCTTAATTCTATTAGATTAATGATAATACTATCATTTAATTATTGCATTAAGTCTAATGATAGATATTGTATGCGATTTGGCTCGCTATCATTCAGGTATAGTCTTTTGATAAAAAAAGCATGACTAAAAGCCATGCCTTGGGAATTCGTATAACGTGTATTATGTTAATTTTAGATAAACTATAGAATCCATTAGTTTTTAAACCAATAAATTAAATATTTTATGGAACTCCAGAATATTTATTCAGGCGATACTTAAGCAATAAGGGTAGGGTGATTACATAAAGTATTGCAGCTAATGCCCATACCATTCCAGGAGCTGATGCCTGAGTCATAAAATAGAGGCTAGTAACTAATACAGGACCAATTATAGCCCCCAGACTATTAAAACTGCTTAATAGCCCTTGTAATTCACCTTGTCTTTCATCACTAATACCTCTGGACATCATTGCTTGCAAAGCAGGAACGGCTACTCCACCAAGGGCAAACAATGGTAACAACGCAAAAGGCACCCATTCTTCAACAGCAATAGATAAAAGAAGTAAACCAATTGCATCGCAAGCTATTCCACATAACAACGTATTTTTCTCTCCAAACCTCTTTACCATAGGGGCGATAGCAAAAGCCTGTGCAATAGAATGGCATATTCCATAACTAGCAAGGGAAACACCTGCAATAAATATACTCCAGCCATAACGATCCTGCCCATAGATAACCCATAAAGTTGCGGGGACTTGTGAAACCAATGTGATAATTAAAAAGATACCAAGCAATGGAGCCATATTAGGTTGAGTGATCAAATAGGATAATTTCTTTAATATTGATTGCTCCTGAACCTTCTCAGTCATTTTATTGCTGTGTTTTGATTCTTTTAATAAGACTGCTGTCATTATTAAATTAATCCCATTCATAAAAGCAGCAGCAAAGAACGGTGCATGTAAGTTCCATTCACCCAAAACTCCACCTATTACCGGACCCGCTATAAACCCAATACCAAAGACAGCTCCAAGGAGACCAAACCTTTTTGCACGCTCATGGGCTGGAGTAATATCTGAAACATAAGCTGTTGCAACAGCCATGTTGGCACCTGTAATTCCCGCAAAAATACGACCAATATATAGCCACAATAGAGAAGGAGCAGCAGCCATTAGGAGATAATCAGCCGTTGCACCAGCAATTGAAATAATTAATACAGGTCGACGTCCAAATCGGTCACTCAACGCTCCAAGGATAGGTGCAAAAATGAACTGCATCAGAGCATACACAGCTAATAAAGCACCATAGTGAACACCGCCTGCTTCAGCTCCAGCCAATGACCGTAATAATTCAGGCAAGATCGGCATAATTAAACCAATCCCAACAGCATCCAGAAATATAGTGATTAAAATCACGCTCAATGATTTCTTCACAAATGCCTTCTCTAGCAATGATAGAATTAATATTCTCTCACACACTCCCTATCAGTGATAGATTTATGAGTAAAAAAGATATTGCACCTCAACGTCTGACACGTGAAATAGTCCTGCGTACCGCATTGGATATGTTGAATGAAGAAGGCATAGATTCAATAACCACACGCAAGCTAGCTCAACGATTGGGTATTAAATCTCCAACTCTATATTGGCATTTCAAGAATAAATCCTTGTTAATGGAAGCAATGGCGGAAACCATTATAAATGAACACCATTTAGTTTCTTTACCCATCGATGGGATGACATGGCAAGATTGGTTGCTCGCTAATTCTGTAAGCTTTCGTCGAGCACTACTAGCTTACCGTGATGGTGCTCGTCTACATGCAAGAACTAGCCCCAGTCAAGGACATTTCAACACGATTGAGGCCCAAGTTGCGCTGTTATCTCATGCTGGGTTTTCTCCTGTTGAAGCAGTTGCATTACTTATGACATTAGGAAGGTTTATTGTTGGGTGGGTCCTTGAGGAGCAGCAAGAAGAAATAAGATCAGACCCACCATTCGAAGCCGATCCAACTATATATCCACTCATGCTCC is a genomic window of Acinetobacter chinensis containing:
- the repM gene encoding replication initiation protein RepM, producing the protein MDKNQIVKSNQVIEASYQLSAVEQRIVLAAISRIPKSQPITDDELYPVSVSELQLLGVHEKTAYRDLKEGINRLYERSINLSIDDKSIKMRWVQEIQFLDSQSIIGIRFSKPILPFISNLSREFTKYALSDIAGINSGYGIRIYELLVQYRQIGKREISVESLRSMLELGKKYPLFADFKKRVIDTAVDQINECSPLSVSYEQKKTGRKVTHILFSFKEKSKSINQNNEQDKVYKLTDAQINMFGNQLSRLHELSHLAAQGESYDVLASRIKEMLRDPIQQKQFIPHLRNLGFKG
- a CDS encoding plasmid replication DNA-binding protein; the encoded protein is MKSLSVIELSNLYGMTRQAVYKQINKGNLSKNSDGKIDLSEAIRVFGEPSKHVNSSQTTETRKLSEVHLLEQQVHMLQKQLEQAHDREKFQRDELKAKNDQLHVKDEQIEAMQRLLEAPKTNMTTFTDQKPSQNIATDPRPEPELKHDGLTTLEQTENKRIPVPEHVELEQPKRGWLSRFFLPNG
- the msr(E) gene encoding ABC-F type ribosomal protection protein Msr(E), whose amino-acid sequence is MSLIIKARNIRLDYAGRDVLDIDELEIHSYDRIGLVGDNGAGKSSLLKVLNGEIVLAEATLQRFGDFAHISQLGGIEIETVEDRAMLSRLGVSNVQNDTMSGGEETRAKIAAAFSQQVHGILADEPTSHLDLNGIDLLIGQLKAFDGALLVISHDRYFLDMVVDKIWELKDGKITEYWGGYSDYLRQKEEERQHQAVEYELMMKERERLESAVQEKRQQANRLDNKKKGEKSKNSTESAGRLGHAKMTGTKQRKLYQAAKSMEKRLAALEDIQAPEHLRSIRFRQSSALELHNKFPITADGLSLKFGSRTIFDDANFIIPLGAKVAITGSNGTGKTSLLKMISERADGLTISPKAEIGYFTQTGYKFNTHKSVLSFMQEECEYTVAEIRAVLASMGIGANDIQKNLSDLSGGEIIKLLLSKMLLGKYNILLMDEPGNYLDLKSIAALETMMKSYAGTIIFVSHDKQLVDNIADIIYEIKDHKIIKTFERDC
- a CDS encoding Mph(E) family macrolide 2'-phosphotransferase, whose amino-acid sequence is MTIQDIQSLAEAHGLLLTDKMNFNEMGIDFKVVFALDTKGQQWLLRIPRRDGMREQIKKEKRILELVKKHLSVEVPDWRISSTELVAYPILKDNPVLNLDAETYEIIWNMDKDSPKYITSLAKTLFEIHSIPEKEVRENDLKIMKPSDLRPEIANNLQLVKSEIGISEQLETRYRKWLDNDVLWADFTQFIHGDLYAGHVLASKDGAVSGVIDWSTAHIDDPAIDFAGHVTLFGEESLKTLIIEYEKLGGKVWNKLYEQTLERAAASPLMYGLFALETQNESLIVGAKAQLGVI
- a CDS encoding ISNCY family transposase — translated: MSDKELKRLSVLQEICDQRITQSQAAQLLHISERQIRRLLQKYKAQGPAALAHAARGQISNSRLPEELRLKCLNIVSDQLHGFGPTLAHEKLTTVHGFDISVETLRSWMIAADLWIPRAKRLKRPYQPRYNRDCYGELIQIDGSHHDWFEGRAAKCCLLVFIDDATGKLQHLRFCESESAFDYMISTRLYVEQHGKPLAFYSDKHSVFRVNQSSKKDTKITQFGRVLSTLNIDIIFANSPQAKGRVERANRTLQDRLIKEMRLEGIYSIEQANAWLPCFIEQFNRKFANMAFNPKDLHRTVTETAEELDDVFTWREPRRVTNSLTITYDKCVYLLENTEENKRLIGKYLEFLEYPDGTVAIEHQGRKINYSIFDKLSQLNQREVVENKRLGAVLNHIQQQHEELEQQNKRNRSQKMPSRRAQKTVIKERNLNPVLDLEVSV
- a CDS encoding recombinase family protein: MIEMNTRIYLRASTKDQDAERALQILQDLNQNLNLGETIVYVENYSGTKLDRPELNKLLSEANQGDTLLVESIDRLSRLTQRDFQELKRRIQEKGLRLVVADLPTTYQMIQTSDSITHSILELINNMLIDLLATMARLDNEKRIERIKQGLARSGYKPTGKKANEAKHKRIKELLVVGNMTKEEIAKAVNCGVATVYRVAKVI
- the tet(39) gene encoding tetracycline efflux MFS transporter Tet(39), which translates into the protein MKKSLSVILITIFLDAVGIGLIMPILPELLRSLAGAEAGGVHYGALLAVYALMQFIFAPILGALSDRFGRRPVLIISIAGATADYLLMAAAPSLLWLYIGRIFAGITGANMAVATAYVSDITPAHERAKRFGLLGAVFGIGFIAGPVIGGVLGEWNLHAPFFAAAFMNGINLIMTAVLLKESKHSNKMTEKVQEQSILKKLSYLITQPNMAPLLGIFLIITLVSQVPATLWVIYGQDRYGWSIFIAGVSLASYGICHSIAQAFAIAPMVKRFGEKNTLLCGIACDAIGLLLLSIAVEEWVPFALLPLFALGGVAVPALQAMMSRGISDERQGELQGLLSSFNSLGAIIGPVLVTSLYFMTQASAPGMVWALAAILYVITLPLLLKYRLNKYSGVP
- a CDS encoding TetR/AcrR family transcriptional regulator C-terminal domain-containing protein, coding for MSKKDIAPQRLTREIVLRTALDMLNEEGIDSITTRKLAQRLGIKSPTLYWHFKNKSLLMEAMAETIINEHHLVSLPIDGMTWQDWLLANSVSFRRALLAYRDGARLHARTSPSQGHFNTIEAQVALLSHAGFSPVEAVALLMTLGRFIVGWVLEEQQEEIRSDPPFEADPTIYPLMLQGVNTLQNMNADDIFENGIRMVIIGAERQLDIKMQT